A genomic region of Veillonellales bacterium contains the following coding sequences:
- the gcvH gene encoding glycine cleavage system protein GcvH produces the protein MNIPKELKYSNDHEWVRLEGDTAVVGISDYAQSQLGDAVFVELPEEDIEVSAKQGFAVIESVKAVSDIYAPVAGKVIKVNEALADAPELINQDPYGEGWIAVIQMTDKKELDELLDSTAYEKLIAEGGE, from the coding sequence ATGAATATTCCAAAAGAACTTAAATATTCAAATGATCATGAATGGGTGAGGCTGGAAGGCGATACAGCCGTTGTCGGCATATCTGATTATGCCCAGTCGCAGCTGGGGGATGCAGTGTTTGTTGAATTGCCGGAGGAGGACATAGAGGTATCTGCGAAACAAGGTTTTGCAGTGATTGAATCCGTTAAGGCCGTGTCGGATATTTATGCGCCTGTCGCCGGAAAGGTAATTAAAGTCAACGAGGCTCTTGCCGACGCACCGGAATTGATTAACCAGGATCCGTATGGTGAAGGCTGGATTGCCGTCATTCAAATGACGGATAAAAAAGAACTTGATGAGCTTTTGGACAGTACCGCTTATGAAAAGCTGATAGCCGAGGGAGGAGAGTAG
- the gcvPA gene encoding aminomethyl-transferring glycine dehydrogenase subunit GcvPA has translation MPWSYLPHTADDRQEMLDAIGVKSSGDLFDTIPDKLMLKNKLNLPKPLSEAELVKSMHKLAKKNCNIQEYVCFLGAGAYDHYIPSVVDHIVRRSEFYTAYTQYQPEISQGYLQALWEYQSMICEITGMEVANASMYDGGTAAAEAAMMACSALRRSEVLVANTVSPNYRAVIRTYAVDRNYSVKDIGYKDGTMDPIVLEQRIGKTTAAVIIQSPNFFGSMEDIHKICELAHAQGSYVIVIADPISLGILESPGALGADIVVGEGQSMGIPLSFGGPYLGFFAVKEKLMRKMPGRIVGQTVDTNGKRGFVLTLQAREQHIRREKATSNICSNEALCALASSVYLAALGKQGFQEVASQCLRKAHYAYAALSKLKGCEVVFNTPFFKEFVLKLNKPVAAVNKSLLKAGILGGLDLGRYYPELDHCMLLCVTEKRSKTEIDSLVTEMEAAL, from the coding sequence ATGCCTTGGAGTTATTTACCGCATACCGCGGACGACAGGCAAGAAATGCTGGATGCAATCGGTGTCAAATCGAGCGGTGATTTATTTGATACGATTCCGGATAAGCTGATGTTAAAAAATAAGCTTAACTTGCCGAAGCCTTTATCGGAAGCAGAATTGGTAAAGAGTATGCACAAACTGGCTAAGAAAAATTGTAACATACAGGAGTATGTCTGCTTTTTGGGCGCCGGTGCCTATGACCACTACATTCCCAGTGTAGTTGACCATATAGTGCGCCGTTCGGAATTTTACACGGCGTATACTCAGTATCAGCCGGAAATATCACAAGGGTATCTGCAGGCCTTGTGGGAATATCAGTCCATGATTTGTGAAATCACCGGTATGGAGGTGGCCAATGCCTCTATGTATGACGGTGGGACGGCGGCGGCTGAGGCGGCTATGATGGCTTGCAGCGCATTAAGACGCAGTGAGGTTTTAGTGGCGAATACCGTTTCTCCCAATTATCGTGCCGTGATTCGGACGTATGCCGTTGATCGCAATTACTCAGTAAAAGATATTGGGTACAAGGACGGGACGATGGATCCTATCGTGCTTGAGCAGAGAATCGGCAAAACAACAGCGGCGGTTATTATCCAATCTCCCAACTTCTTTGGTTCAATGGAGGACATACATAAGATTTGCGAGTTGGCGCATGCACAGGGAAGCTATGTGATTGTGATTGCTGATCCTATTTCATTAGGAATTTTGGAAAGCCCGGGAGCATTAGGAGCCGATATTGTGGTCGGAGAAGGGCAGAGCATGGGAATTCCTCTGTCTTTCGGCGGTCCCTATTTGGGGTTCTTCGCCGTCAAGGAGAAATTAATGCGCAAAATGCCGGGACGTATTGTGGGACAGACGGTCGATACTAATGGCAAGCGTGGTTTTGTTTTAACCCTGCAGGCGCGTGAACAGCATATCAGAAGAGAAAAGGCAACCTCCAATATTTGTTCCAATGAAGCGTTGTGTGCGTTAGCATCTTCCGTCTATTTAGCCGCTCTGGGCAAACAGGGATTTCAGGAAGTTGCGTCACAGTGCTTGCGCAAGGCACATTATGCCTATGCGGCACTCAGTAAGCTAAAAGGATGCGAGGTTGTCTTTAACACCCCGTTTTTTAAAGAATTTGTCCTCAAGCTGAATAAGCCTGTAGCCGCGGTGAATAAAAGCTTATTAAAAGCCGGGATTCTAGGAGGACTGGATCTGGGACGCTATTATCCGGAGCTTGACCACTGTATGCTGCTGTGTGTCACCGAAAAAAGGTCGAAGACGGAAATTGACAGTTTAGTCACTGAAATGGAGGCGGCATTATGA
- the gcvPB gene encoding aminomethyl-transferring glycine dehydrogenase subunit GcvPB, whose product MRDSESLIFEISKPGRLALDLPKCELPREESEASIPAVFFRSKAAELPEVSQLDLVRHYTALSQRNFGVDSGFYPLGSCTMKYNPKVNEDICRYPGFADIHPLQDSDTVQGALKVLYDMERYLAEISGMDAVTMQPVAGAHGELTGLKLIRAYHRSRGENRTKVIVPDSAHGTNPASAAVCGLEIVEIKSNEDGSINLDALRSAVGSDTAALMLTNPTTLGLFESQIEEIAQIVHAAGGLLYYDGANINAIMGIVRPGDMGYDVVHLNLHKTFSTPHGGGGPGSGPVGVKKDLIPFLPAPAVVFDGQKYEFDDNRPLSIGKMQSFYGNFGVIVRAYAYILTMGPDGLRQTSEDAVLNANYCLSELKNDYDAPFKRHCMHECVLTAKHQKQFGVRTLDIAKRLLDYGYHPPTIYFPLIVEEAMMIEPTESESKETLDGFIKVMRDIAAEAKENPEKVLHAPQSTVVGRLDETRAARKPVVRWNP is encoded by the coding sequence ATGAGAGACAGCGAGTCGCTTATTTTTGAGATTAGCAAGCCCGGGCGGTTGGCTTTAGATTTGCCGAAATGCGAATTGCCGCGTGAGGAAAGTGAAGCAAGCATTCCCGCCGTATTTTTTCGCAGCAAGGCGGCCGAACTGCCGGAAGTAAGTCAGCTTGATTTAGTACGGCACTATACCGCGTTATCCCAAAGAAACTTTGGGGTGGATTCCGGTTTTTATCCGCTTGGGTCTTGCACCATGAAATATAACCCTAAGGTCAATGAAGATATTTGCAGGTATCCGGGGTTTGCCGATATCCATCCGCTGCAGGACAGCGATACTGTGCAGGGGGCATTGAAGGTTTTGTATGATATGGAACGGTATTTGGCGGAAATCTCGGGTATGGATGCGGTGACCATGCAGCCGGTGGCAGGCGCGCATGGCGAACTGACAGGTCTTAAGCTTATTCGTGCTTACCACCGCAGCCGCGGTGAGAACCGTACCAAGGTAATTGTGCCTGATTCCGCTCACGGTACAAATCCGGCCAGTGCAGCTGTCTGCGGGCTGGAAATTGTTGAAATTAAATCCAATGAGGATGGTTCCATAAATCTAGATGCATTAAGAAGTGCGGTGGGTTCGGATACGGCAGCCTTGATGTTAACAAATCCAACTACTTTGGGGCTGTTTGAAAGCCAGATTGAAGAAATAGCTCAGATCGTTCACGCGGCAGGCGGCTTATTGTATTATGACGGGGCCAATATAAATGCCATTATGGGCATCGTACGACCGGGCGATATGGGCTATGATGTGGTGCATCTTAATCTGCATAAAACATTTTCAACGCCCCATGGCGGCGGTGGACCCGGCTCCGGGCCGGTAGGAGTAAAAAAAGACCTTATCCCGTTTTTACCCGCACCGGCTGTAGTATTTGACGGACAAAAATATGAATTTGATGATAACCGGCCGCTTTCTATCGGTAAAATGCAATCGTTTTACGGCAATTTTGGGGTTATTGTACGGGCCTACGCTTATATCCTGACTATGGGGCCGGATGGTTTAAGGCAGACCAGCGAGGATGCCGTGCTTAATGCCAATTATTGTCTGAGTGAATTAAAAAATGATTATGATGCACCCTTTAAACGGCACTGCATGCATGAATGTGTACTTACGGCAAAGCACCAGAAGCAATTTGGGGTACGGACACTCGATATTGCAAAACGGCTTTTGGACTACGGCTATCATCCGCCGACAATCTATTTCCCGCTGATTGTGGAGGAAGCTATGATGATTGAGCCTACCGAGTCGGAAAGTAAAGAAACGCTGGACGGATTTATTAAAGTTATGCGTGATATTGCCGCCGAAGCCAAAGAAAATCCGGAGAAGGTCCTGCATGCCCCGCAAAGCACGGTTGTTGGCAGGCTGGATGAGACCAGGGCGGCCCGTAAGCCGGTAGTAAGATGGAACCCTTAG
- the lpdA gene encoding dihydrolipoyl dehydrogenase translates to MDYDVAVIGGGPGGYAAAIKAAKLGAKVLLVEKEKIGGVCLHHGCIPTKTLLDSAEKWRQLHSLSEFGLTADNLAFDFTKVKERMNQVISQLERGILQMVKSSAVEIKYGTAVLEAPQVFKIQSSSADMEQYTAQNIILATGSEPIGLPVPGSNLAGVLNSDQVLSLTEVPRSMVIVGAGAVGLEFATAFKSFGCNVTVVEMMPQILPGADSDIVKRLGFLMRKQGFKILTNTKVIRLAQGDDALEIEVDNGKNAQVLTAEKVLVAIGRKPLTEGLGLERAGVKYSAKGIEVDAKLTTNVKGIYAIGDVTGKSMLAHAASTAGIAAAENALGGQAAVDFSAVPACVFTTPEVAMVGLTEQAAAASGRSIKISKANFAANGKAVSMGQIDGLVKIIADSGNDQILGMHILGPHASDLIMEGALAVTNGLRAKDIGRTIHPHPTISETIMGCIHGFESPKVY, encoded by the coding sequence ATGGATTATGACGTTGCAGTAATCGGCGGGGGCCCGGGAGGATATGCTGCCGCTATTAAGGCGGCAAAGCTGGGAGCCAAGGTTTTGTTAGTAGAAAAAGAAAAAATTGGCGGAGTTTGTTTGCATCATGGCTGTATTCCAACTAAGACCTTGCTAGATAGTGCTGAAAAATGGCGCCAACTGCATAGTTTGTCTGAGTTTGGACTGACGGCGGATAATCTCGCTTTTGATTTTACCAAGGTTAAGGAACGGATGAATCAGGTAATTTCTCAGCTGGAACGTGGTATTTTGCAAATGGTCAAAAGCAGTGCCGTTGAAATAAAATATGGTACGGCGGTTTTAGAAGCACCCCAGGTGTTTAAGATACAATCTTCTTCTGCCGACATGGAACAATATACGGCACAAAATATTATTTTGGCTACCGGATCGGAACCTATAGGACTGCCCGTGCCCGGCAGCAATTTGGCAGGAGTCCTCAATAGTGATCAAGTACTTTCCCTGACAGAGGTGCCGCGCAGCATGGTGATTGTGGGAGCCGGTGCAGTGGGACTCGAGTTCGCTACCGCCTTTAAGTCCTTTGGCTGTAATGTTACGGTGGTGGAAATGATGCCGCAAATTTTACCCGGAGCAGACAGTGATATCGTAAAACGTTTAGGCTTTTTAATGCGGAAACAGGGCTTCAAAATCCTGACAAATACCAAAGTAATTCGTTTGGCGCAAGGCGATGACGCGCTGGAAATCGAAGTGGACAATGGTAAAAATGCCCAAGTCTTAACAGCGGAAAAAGTACTGGTCGCGATTGGCAGAAAGCCTCTGACAGAAGGGCTGGGCCTGGAAAGAGCCGGGGTGAAATACAGTGCTAAAGGGATTGAAGTTGATGCGAAGCTTACGACTAATGTCAAAGGAATTTACGCAATCGGTGACGTAACGGGTAAATCCATGCTGGCGCATGCCGCGTCAACGGCTGGAATCGCAGCGGCTGAGAATGCTCTCGGCGGTCAGGCGGCTGTAGATTTTAGTGCGGTGCCCGCTTGTGTATTTACAACGCCGGAAGTGGCAATGGTGGGATTAACCGAGCAGGCCGCTGCTGCGAGCGGGCGAAGTATAAAAATTAGCAAAGCCAACTTTGCAGCGAACGGTAAGGCTGTTTCTATGGGTCAGATCGACGGGTTAGTTAAAATTATTGCCGACAGCGGCAATGATCAAATTTTGGGGATGCATATTCTGGGACCACATGCGAGCGATTTAATCATGGAAGGCGCTTTGGCTGTTACCAACGGGCTTAGAGCGAAAGACATAGGCAGGACGATTCATCCTCATCCGACTATTTCGGAAACGATAATGGGATGTATACATGGTTTTGAAAGCCCAAAGGTTTATTAG
- the gcvT gene encoding glycine cleavage system aminomethyltransferase GcvT, translating to MGQGKKTPLYEVHQKYGGRMVEFGGWLLPVQYSGIKEEHQAVRTKAGLFDVSHMGEVLVQGPEALPFLQRLVTNDVARLAENQVQYTPMCYREGGTVDDLLIYKYAETEYLLVINAANIDKDWSWMLENSQDFKVQLTNKSDQIAQIALQGPRAQEILAKLTNAPLEQIKYYWFIPEAELLGKKVIISRTGYTGEDGFEVYCEPEDAAYIWEQLMEKGKPFGLLPAGLGCRDTLRFEACFPLYGHELSIDITPLEAGLSIFVKTDKENFNGREVLAKQKSEGVSKKVVGIEMIGRGVARAQYPVFVEEKQVGIITTGSYAPTLDKNMGLALLSTEQSAIGQMVDVEIRGKMISARIVAKPFYKRKGK from the coding sequence ATGGGGCAAGGGAAAAAGACGCCGTTATATGAAGTGCATCAAAAATATGGCGGTCGGATGGTCGAGTTTGGTGGCTGGCTGCTGCCGGTGCAGTATTCGGGCATTAAAGAGGAACATCAAGCGGTGAGGACAAAAGCCGGTCTGTTTGATGTATCTCACATGGGAGAGGTGTTGGTGCAAGGACCTGAGGCTTTGCCTTTCTTGCAACGATTAGTGACGAATGATGTGGCACGGCTAGCTGAAAATCAGGTGCAGTATACGCCAATGTGCTACCGGGAAGGGGGAACGGTGGATGACTTGCTCATTTATAAGTATGCAGAAACTGAATATTTGTTAGTGATTAATGCAGCAAATATTGATAAGGATTGGTCCTGGATGCTGGAAAATAGTCAAGATTTTAAGGTGCAGTTGACTAATAAATCGGATCAAATTGCGCAAATTGCTTTACAGGGGCCTAGAGCACAAGAGATATTAGCAAAATTGACAAATGCACCGCTGGAACAAATAAAATATTATTGGTTTATCCCGGAAGCTGAGTTGCTAGGGAAAAAAGTAATAATATCGAGAACCGGCTATACCGGCGAAGACGGGTTTGAAGTTTACTGTGAACCGGAAGACGCGGCTTATATTTGGGAGCAGCTTATGGAAAAAGGCAAGCCGTTCGGCCTGCTGCCGGCCGGTCTTGGCTGTCGGGATACCCTGCGGTTTGAAGCTTGTTTTCCTTTATACGGTCATGAACTTTCTATTGATATTACTCCGCTTGAAGCAGGGTTGTCTATTTTCGTTAAAACGGATAAGGAAAATTTTAATGGCAGGGAGGTATTGGCAAAGCAGAAATCTGAGGGAGTATCCAAGAAAGTTGTTGGGATAGAAATGATAGGCCGAGGAGTTGCACGGGCTCAATATCCTGTCTTTGTAGAAGAAAAACAGGTGGGCATAATAACAACCGGTTCCTATGCACCAACGCTTGATAAAAATATGGGGTTGGCTTTACTCTCGACGGAGCAGTCCGCTATCGGCCAGATGGTAGATGTCGAGATCCGGGGCAAAATGATATCAGCTAGAATCGTGGCAAAGCCATTTTATAAAAGAAAGGGGAAATAA
- the sdaAB gene encoding L-serine ammonia-lyase, iron-sulfur-dependent subunit beta, with product MGVFDVVGPVMIGPSSSHTAGAARLGKMVRNILGEQPIEAIIYLYGSFAQTYKGHGTDKALAAGLLGFSAEDPRIREALTLAVQSNMKIAFKTVTDTGYHPNTAEFELRGQSGKTLKVVGASVGGGKIVVSKINNYDVEITGEYFTLIAIYPDKPGVIAAVSHMLARYNVNIAFMKVSRQEKGEQALMIVQTDQLIDEETLFSIKSLPVIHSALVVQPL from the coding sequence ATGGGAGTATTTGATGTAGTTGGTCCGGTGATGATTGGCCCATCCAGTTCGCATACCGCAGGAGCTGCCAGACTTGGAAAAATGGTGCGTAATATTTTGGGCGAACAGCCAATAGAGGCCATAATTTATTTATATGGCTCTTTTGCCCAAACTTATAAAGGGCACGGGACAGATAAAGCCTTAGCGGCGGGACTTTTGGGCTTTTCGGCCGAAGATCCGAGAATTAGGGAAGCATTGACGCTTGCAGTACAATCGAATATGAAAATTGCATTTAAAACGGTAACTGATACAGGGTACCATCCGAATACGGCAGAATTTGAACTTCGGGGCCAGTCCGGTAAAACACTGAAGGTTGTCGGTGCTTCCGTTGGCGGGGGCAAGATTGTTGTCAGCAAAATTAATAATTACGATGTCGAAATTACCGGCGAGTACTTTACTTTAATTGCAATTTATCCCGACAAACCCGGAGTTATTGCCGCAGTCAGCCACATGCTGGCCCGATATAATGTGAATATTGCCTTTATGAAGGTTTCACGCCAGGAAAAGGGAGAGCAGGCATTGATGATTGTACAAACGGATCAGCTTATTGATGAAGAAACGCTCTTTTCCATAAAGTCGTTACCGGTAATCCATTCAGCGTTGGTGGTACAGCCGTTATGA
- a CDS encoding sigma 54-interacting transcriptional regulator codes for MIDRELNLQSMDLSKIFEVIINSEFDEVTITDQNGVFISVFKTCNNNFGIDKNKMLGKSAYDLEKDGVFSKSVTLRVLKEKKKISLVQETAAGKRLLVTGMPCFNSSGNLMGVINVSRDITEYESLRQRIGEIEGILKWYKKEFQKRQILKENFFIGESRKMETTINLINRVADTDATVILTGETGVGKSFFARSIHQLSNHRDKPFVQINCSAIPETLMESELFGYEEGSFTGASRKGKKGLFEIAQNGTIFLDEIAEIPLHLQAKLLNVLQEKRFYKIGGTKAFEVQARIISATNKNLMELVREGRFREDLYFRLNVIPIHIPSLKERIEDIPNFVYYFLEKFNKKYDVHKQITAEVYHMLINYSWPGNIRELENTLERLVITSNGELIDKTNLFLPIKAEQTADTIFSLDTVIPLKQALEQLEEKLLTKAMGQCKTTRNAAKILEIDQSTVVKKLKKYHKTVVL; via the coding sequence ATGATTGATAGAGAGTTGAATTTGCAATCTATGGATTTGTCAAAAATATTCGAGGTGATTATTAATTCGGAATTTGATGAAGTAACTATAACCGATCAGAACGGTGTTTTTATTAGTGTATTTAAGACATGTAATAACAATTTTGGAATTGATAAAAACAAAATGCTTGGTAAAAGCGCTTATGATCTGGAAAAAGACGGGGTCTTTTCTAAATCAGTGACTCTCAGGGTGTTAAAAGAAAAAAAGAAGATATCTTTGGTGCAAGAAACTGCGGCAGGAAAAAGGTTGCTGGTGACAGGTATGCCTTGCTTTAATTCGAGTGGTAATTTGATGGGGGTCATTAATGTATCAAGGGATATTACAGAATATGAATCGCTACGCCAAAGAATTGGTGAAATAGAAGGTATTTTAAAGTGGTACAAAAAAGAATTTCAAAAGAGGCAGATTCTTAAAGAAAATTTCTTTATTGGTGAAAGTAGAAAAATGGAAACGACAATCAATCTGATTAATCGTGTTGCTGATACAGATGCTACGGTAATATTGACGGGAGAAACGGGCGTTGGTAAAAGTTTTTTTGCTAGGTCTATTCATCAATTAAGCAATCATAGAGATAAACCGTTTGTGCAAATAAATTGTAGTGCAATTCCTGAAACATTAATGGAATCGGAATTATTTGGTTATGAAGAGGGGTCCTTTACTGGAGCCAGTAGAAAAGGGAAAAAAGGATTGTTTGAAATAGCCCAAAATGGAACAATTTTTTTAGATGAAATAGCGGAAATTCCATTGCATTTACAGGCAAAATTACTTAATGTTCTTCAAGAAAAAAGATTTTATAAAATTGGCGGAACTAAAGCTTTTGAGGTTCAGGCGAGAATAATATCGGCAACCAATAAAAACCTAATGGAACTAGTTCGAGAAGGGCGCTTTAGAGAAGATTTGTACTTTAGGCTGAATGTTATTCCTATTCACATTCCTTCATTAAAAGAACGAATTGAGGATATTCCAAATTTTGTATATTATTTTCTTGAAAAATTTAATAAGAAATATGATGTTCATAAACAGATTACAGCGGAGGTGTATCATATGTTGATTAATTACTCCTGGCCGGGAAATATTCGTGAATTAGAAAATACTTTAGAAAGATTAGTAATTACTTCCAACGGCGAACTTATTGATAAAACAAATTTATTTTTGCCCATAAAAGCCGAACAAACAGCGGACACAATCTTTTCTTTAGATACGGTAATTCCTTTAAAACAAGCATTAGAACAGTTAGAAGAAAAATTGCTGACGAAAGCTATGGGACAATGTAAGACAACCCGTAATGCGGCAAAAATATTAGAAATTGATCAGTCAACAGTTGTAAAAAAACTTAAAAAATATCATAAAACTGTAGTTTTATAA
- the sdaAA gene encoding L-serine ammonia-lyase, iron-sulfur-dependent, subunit alpha, giving the protein MIHFKSSADLVALAEKTEKPLSNIIWEWETERSESLPDKVWEEMKKRLHVMKQAVMQGMNQPKKSFSGLAGGDACKLASGNSFIGPVVAKATAYAIAVSEVNATMGRIVACPTAGSCGIVPGAICAVQDFLHCSDDVLVRALFTAAGIGQVIADNATVSGAVGGCQAECGTAAAMAAGAVVEMLGGTPGQSAQALALALKNMLGLVCDPVAGLVEVPCIKRNAFATVHALVAAHMALAGIKSIIPADEVIAAMYQIGLDIPRSLKETSKGGLAKTPTALRLKEKL; this is encoded by the coding sequence ATGATTCATTTTAAAAGTAGTGCCGATTTGGTAGCGCTGGCTGAGAAAACAGAGAAGCCGCTTTCGAATATTATCTGGGAGTGGGAAACCGAGAGAAGTGAGAGCCTGCCAGACAAAGTATGGGAGGAAATGAAAAAAAGACTCCATGTTATGAAACAGGCTGTCATGCAAGGGATGAATCAGCCGAAAAAATCATTTAGCGGATTGGCCGGCGGTGACGCCTGCAAGTTAGCGTCGGGCAACAGCTTCATCGGTCCGGTCGTTGCGAAAGCAACAGCCTACGCAATTGCGGTAAGCGAAGTCAATGCCACTATGGGGCGGATTGTAGCTTGTCCTACGGCAGGTTCCTGCGGGATCGTTCCGGGAGCCATTTGTGCCGTACAGGATTTTTTGCATTGCAGCGATGACGTATTGGTGCGGGCTTTGTTTACGGCAGCTGGAATCGGACAGGTTATTGCTGATAATGCTACCGTTTCCGGTGCCGTGGGCGGTTGTCAGGCTGAATGCGGCACAGCAGCAGCCATGGCTGCCGGTGCTGTTGTAGAAATGCTGGGTGGGACACCCGGACAGTCGGCACAGGCACTCGCTTTGGCACTGAAAAATATGTTGGGGCTTGTCTGTGATCCTGTTGCCGGACTTGTGGAAGTGCCTTGTATAAAACGGAATGCTTTTGCGACTGTTCATGCTTTGGTGGCAGCTCATATGGCGCTGGCGGGAATTAAAAGTATTATACCTGCAGATGAAGTTATTGCTGCTATGTATCAGATCGGCTTAGATATTCCTCGCTCTTTAAAGGAAACCTCTAAAGGAGGTTTGGCAAAGACACCGACGGCTTTGCGCTTAAAGGAAAAGCTGTGA
- a CDS encoding biotin/lipoate A/B protein ligase family protein: MWRVIDTGLMDAAANMAIDEAILLSHTRDEVPPTLRLYGWKQPAVSLGYFQKSQDEIDLEACAEQGIPVVRRMTGGRAVLHDAELTYSLVVKENSKDIPKSITASYRYFSGGLIKGLNKLGIKAQMNMPRQAYGQGRPDRHHTSAACFDASSHYEVTYEGKKLIGSAQVRKQGVILQHGSILLRFSPEKLIGILKWKSPAQRAAAAKLLAQNVASLELAGQGIKRQTLCSAIISGFSEQLGINLIPQELSAEETAAGRELAAVKYSQASWNLKR, from the coding sequence ATGTGGCGGGTAATTGATACAGGTTTAATGGATGCGGCAGCCAATATGGCTATTGATGAAGCGATCCTGCTGTCACACACGCGGGACGAGGTTCCTCCAACCTTGCGGTTATACGGTTGGAAACAACCGGCTGTTAGTTTGGGATACTTTCAAAAGTCGCAGGACGAAATTGATTTGGAAGCCTGTGCCGAGCAGGGAATCCCAGTGGTCAGAAGAATGACCGGAGGCAGGGCGGTACTTCATGATGCCGAATTGACCTACAGCCTTGTTGTCAAAGAAAATAGTAAAGACATTCCTAAAAGTATTACGGCTTCCTATCGTTATTTTAGCGGCGGGCTGATAAAAGGGTTGAACAAGCTGGGAATTAAGGCGCAAATGAATATGCCGCGCCAGGCTTACGGACAGGGCAGGCCAGATCGTCACCATACATCAGCGGCTTGCTTCGATGCCTCCTCCCACTATGAAGTTACCTACGAAGGGAAAAAACTGATTGGCAGCGCCCAAGTACGAAAACAAGGTGTGATTCTCCAGCATGGTTCCATTTTGCTGCGATTTTCTCCTGAAAAACTGATCGGAATCTTAAAATGGAAGTCTCCGGCTCAACGAGCGGCAGCAGCAAAACTGCTGGCACAGAATGTGGCTTCGCTAGAGTTGGCTGGGCAGGGTATTAAACGGCAAACCTTGTGTTCCGCTATTATAAGCGGCTTTAGCGAGCAACTGGGAATCAATCTTATTCCCCAGGAACTTTCGGCAGAAGAAACAGCAGCCGGCAGAGAATTGGCTGCTGTGAAGTACAGTCAGGCAAGCTGGAATTTGAAGCGATAG
- a CDS encoding radical SAM protein has protein sequence MLCILNTEKWKLSLGTACVIGKKQIKAETLPTTAYVMIGEKCRNNCRFCSQARESKAGSNKLSRITWPTFAADEAAADIGNAYLAGKLKRVCLQVVNNGDSLEKTTSSVIKLNNINKELPICVTNDVGTVEQAAQLLAAGADKISIALDAANPTVYRQVKGGDWQKRWDLLYSCAKALPGRVATHLIVGLGESEQELINLLADCKNAGITVGLFAFTPVRGTALGTKQAPPIGQYRRCQIAHYLLRKGYNQSVFHFQEGRLVSCEVPDFKGILADGIAFETSGCPDCNRPFYNERPGGIMYNFPRNLTVAETAQAIKESEL, from the coding sequence GTGCTGTGTATTTTGAATACCGAAAAATGGAAGCTTTCGTTAGGCACAGCCTGTGTTATCGGCAAAAAGCAAATAAAAGCAGAGACTTTGCCGACCACCGCATATGTGATGATTGGAGAAAAATGTCGCAATAATTGCCGCTTTTGTTCACAGGCCAGGGAAAGCAAGGCGGGAAGCAATAAGCTGTCGAGGATTACCTGGCCAACTTTTGCGGCTGATGAAGCCGCGGCAGATATCGGTAATGCATACTTGGCAGGTAAACTAAAACGGGTATGTCTGCAAGTTGTAAATAATGGCGACAGCTTGGAAAAAACAACGAGTAGTGTTATCAAACTTAATAATATAAACAAGGAACTTCCTATCTGTGTGACAAATGATGTCGGGACGGTGGAACAGGCCGCACAGCTTTTGGCCGCAGGTGCCGATAAAATAAGCATTGCGCTGGATGCGGCAAATCCTACGGTTTACCGGCAGGTCAAGGGGGGCGATTGGCAAAAGCGATGGGATTTACTGTATTCCTGTGCGAAAGCACTGCCGGGACGGGTTGCTACTCATCTTATTGTCGGGCTGGGCGAAAGTGAACAGGAGCTGATTAACCTCCTTGCTGATTGTAAAAATGCAGGGATTACCGTCGGCTTATTTGCTTTTACGCCGGTAAGGGGAACAGCATTAGGCACAAAACAGGCACCGCCTATTGGCCAATATCGCCGCTGCCAGATTGCCCATTATTTACTGCGCAAGGGGTATAATCAAAGTGTTTTTCATTTTCAAGAAGGCAGGCTGGTTTCGTGCGAGGTGCCTGATTTCAAGGGGATTTTAGCGGATGGTATTGCCTTTGAAACCAGCGGCTGTCCGGATTGCAACAGACCGTTTTATAATGAACGCCCGGGCGGAATCATGTACAACTTTCCCCGTAACCTTACGGTGGCGGAAACGGCACAAGCCATAAAAGAAAGTGAATTGTAA